In Zea mays cultivar B73 chromosome 7, Zm-B73-REFERENCE-NAM-5.0, whole genome shotgun sequence, the following proteins share a genomic window:
- the LOC107457593 gene encoding Peroxidase 1-like precursor, producing the protein MASCVPSSTLFRRLLLVLQLAVAALTTLGAQAQLQYGYYNETCPGVEDLVRDALLAKFADDVTLPAGLLRLHFHDCFGAGCDATIMLKSHNGTAQRDADPNSTVRGYEAIEDVKAKVEAACPLVVSCADIMAMAARDAVNYTKGPAYQVETGRRDGNVSRKEDAQRLLPPADGNATVLTRYFAAQNLTMKDMVVLSAAHTLGVAHCPSFSGRLYNYTGAGDQDPSLDAAYAKNLTEVCSSPSDVASVQPLDPVSPTTFDMGYFKSVYNHQALLASDAALLEDSLTGAYVRLMATNASYYADTFFADFAVSMINMGRIGVRTATDDGEIRATCAVYVD; encoded by the coding sequence ATGGCCTCCTGCGTGCCGTCGTCGACCTTGTTCCGGAGGCTGCTGCTGGTGCTCCAGCTCGCGGTGGCGGCGCTGACGACCCTGGGCGCGCAGGCGCAGCTGCAGTACGGGTACTACAACGAGACGTGCCCGGGCGTGGAGGACCTGGTGCGCGACGCCCTGCTTGCCAAGTTCGCCGACGACGTGACGCTCCCCGCGGGCCTGCTCCGGCTCCACTTCCACGACTGTTTCGGCGCCGGGTGCGACGCCACCATCATGCTCAAGTCCCACAACGGGACGGCGCAGCGGGACGCGGACCCCAACTCGACGGTGCGCGGGTACGAGGCCATCGAGGACGTGAAGGCCAAGGTGGAGGCGGCGTGCCCGCTGGTGGTGTCCTGCGCCGACATCATGGCCATGGCCGCGCGCGACGCCGTGAACTACACCAAGGGCCCCGCGTACCAGGTGGAGACCGGGCGGCGCGACGGCAACGTGTCCCGCAAGGAGGACGCGCAGCGGCTCCTGCCCCCCGCCGACGGCAACGCCACCGTGCTGACGCGCTATTTCGCCGCCCAGAATTTGACGATGAAGGACATGGTGGTGCTGTCGGCGGCGCACACCCTCGGCGTCGCGCACTGCCCGTCCTTCTCCGGACGCCTGTACAACTACACCGGCGCCGGCGACCAGGACCCGTCGCTGGACGCGGCGTACGCCAAGAACCTGACGGAGGTGTGCTCGTCGCCGTCCGACGTGGCCAgcgtgcagccgctggacccggtgTCGCCGACCACCTTCGACATGGGGTACTTCAAATCCGTGTACAACCACCAGGCGCTGCTGGCCTCCGACGCTGCGCTGCTGGAGGACAGCCTCACCGGCGCCTACGTCAGGCTCATGGCCACCAACGCCTCCTACTACGCCGACACCTTCTTCGCCGACTTCGCCGTCTCCATGATCAACATGGGCAGGATCGGCGTGCGCACCGCCACCGACGACGGCGAGATCAGGGCTACATGCGCCGTCTACGTCGACTGA